The Salvelinus namaycush isolate Seneca chromosome 13, SaNama_1.0, whole genome shotgun sequence genome includes a region encoding these proteins:
- the LOC120058576 gene encoding dnaJ homolog subfamily B member 2-like produces the protein MGGMDWMDSIGGGMGNFKSVSTSTRVINGKRTTTKKIKENGQERTEIEEDGVLKTVLINGVEDELALALELSKRDHLPPSQPSQTPRQHLQQQAERALPVELQTQTHPHRPGSGPRAMAQRSFSSASYFHYPDVPREEEEEDEDLQMALAYSLSEMEAQQRASAVASAPDVIPGAGGVVVVEVGGEAGVGVGRVVLDLGPGQSTAPEKRSGSGDMSPHSSPSPLEHRGLLNQEQGATGEPAAKTTSSTTVKNKKCGCMVC, from the exons atgGGTGGAATGGATTGGATGGACAGCATCGGAGGAGGGATGGGGAATTTCAAGTCTGTCTCCACCTCTACGCGCGTCATCAACGGCAAACGCACCACCACCAAGAA GATCAAAGAAAACGGTCAGGAGAGAACAGAGATCGAGGAAGACGGGGTCTTGAAGACGGTGCTCATCAATG GTGTGGAGGATGAGTTGGCCTTGGCTCTGGAGCTCAGCAAGAGAGACCACCTGCCCCCTAGCCAACCCTCACAGACGCCCAGGCAACACCTTCAGCAGCAGGCAGAGAGGGCGTTACCTGTGGAGCTCCAGACCcagacccatccacaccgacccggCTCCGGCCCCCGGGCTATGGCTCAGCGCTCCTTCAGCTCGGCCTCCTACTTCCACTACCCTGACGTCcccagggaggaagaggaggaggatgaagatcTCCAGATGGCCCTGGCCTACAGCCTGTCTGAGATGGAGGCCCAGCAGAGAGCGTCGGCCGTGGCTTCAGCACCAGACGTCATCCCAGGTGCTGGgggtgtggtggtggtagaggttggGGGTGAGGCGGGGGTTGGGGTGGGGAGAGTGGTCCTAGACCTAGGCCCAGGCCAGTCAACAGCACCAGAGaagaggtcagggtcaggggaCATGTCACCACACAGCAGCCCTTCTCCACTGGAACACAGGGGGCTCCTCAACCAGGAGCAAGGAGCCACTGGGGAGCCGGCTGCTAAAACCACCAGCAGCACCACTGTGAAAAATAAAAAGTGTGGTTGTATGGTGTGTTGA